A single genomic interval of Malania oleifera isolate guangnan ecotype guangnan chromosome 13, ASM2987363v1, whole genome shotgun sequence harbors:
- the LOC131146837 gene encoding germin-like protein subfamily T member 1 has product MAAPPLYIIMMIGSLLLLPSPSHSSDPDPLQDFCVGDLEASPSLNGFPCKSASNTTSDDFFYSGLSKEASTTNAFGATVTAANVLVFPGLNTLGISMNRVDFGPGGLNPPHTHPRATETGVVIEGKVLVGFVTTGNVYYSKVLGVGEMFVIPRGLVHFQKNVGVGKALILTAFNSQLPGVVVVAPTLFGSKPSIPNDVLTLAFQAEESVVNSIKSKFG; this is encoded by the coding sequence ATGGCTGCTCCACCACTCTACATAATCATGATGATAGGGTCACTGCTACTTCTCCCTTCCCCTTCCCATTCTTCTGACCCAGACCCATTACAGGACTTCTGTGTAGGAGACTTAGAAGCTTCCCCATCCCTCAATGGCTTCCCCTGCAAATCCGCCTCCAACACAACCTCCGACGACTTCTTCTACTCCGGGCTGAGCAAGGAGGCCAGCACAACCAACGCCTTCGGAGCTACGGTGACTGCAGCCAACGTGCTCGTGTTCCCAGGCCTAAACACGCTCGGAATCTCCATGAACCGGGTGGACTTCGGCCCGGGGGGGCTTAACCCTCCTCACACGCACCCGCGGGCCACCGAGACCGGGGTGGTCATCGAGGGGAAGGTGCTTGTTGGGTTTGTGACCACAGGGAATGTGTACTACTCCAAGGTTTTGGGCGTTGGGGAGATGTTTGTGATACCAAGAGGGCTTGTGCACTTTCAGAAGAATGTTGGGGTGGGGAAGGCTCTTATCTTGACAGCTTTCAATAGCCAGTTGCCAGGGGTTGTGGTTGTCGCCCCAACTCTCTTCGGCTCAAAGCCTTCTATTCCTAATGACGTGTTGACTTTGGCCTTCCAGGCTGAGGAGAGTGTGGTTAACAGCATCAAGTCCAAGTTTGGTTAA